The stretch of DNA TAGGGAGCAGGACTCCGGGCAAGCAAGGGAGGAGCGCAGGGAAGGCCATGagcctccctcctcctgcacgCTCGGCTTCACTGCTTCCAAAAGGGAAAAACGGGAATTCAAGGGGAATCGGGGCTGTGGTTTCCATCCGCTGTGGTAGGACATCGTCCCTCTGGAGCTAGGGGTGAGCACGGGGCTTCCCGCTGCCGTTCCACCTCACTGGGTGGTGTAAATCTACCTCGGCAGGTGTAAATCCACACGGGAAGAAGaacctggggacaggggaggcGGGCTGGCTGCGGAGCAGCTCCGGCCTGGGATTGCCCCAGGAGCCGCGGGatgctgagcagggagcaggaggcacCCCTAGAACGCGTAGGGCGAGACGAAGATGGTGATTTTGGACAGGTGCTTGGCCTGGAACACGCGGTCCAGGTACTCGGCCATATCCACGTCCACGTGGATGGTGCGGGGCCCCTGCAGGCTCTGCACCAGGATCAGCTCCCCGGTGTGCCGGTCCGAGCGCTGCACCACAAAGTGCCCGCGGTTGTTCCCGCCCGCGATGCCGAAGCGGAGGCTGTCGGGTCCCGGCCGGCCGGGAGCCGCTGCCGTGGCCATGCGGAACAGCGGCGCCGGAGTCTGGAGCTTGGAGGGAAGCGGGAGGTAGTGGAAGGAGATGGTTTTGGGAGCCTGGTGGCACGAGCGGCTCTCCATGGGGCACGGGTTGCGCTCGCACTGGCTGCGAAAGGAAGAGCAACGGGAGATTTTTGGGAATGCGGCATCCGTGCCCCTCACTGGCGTTGGATCCATGGATTTTGTGCCCCGCACTTACAAGGGGGAGGTTTTGACGTAGGAGACGTTGCCGGCGGCCGGGGGACACTGGGGCGTGACACACTGGAATCCCCCACCAGTGTTGATGCAGGTGCTCCCGCTCGTGCAGTTATCCTGGGATAAGGAACACTCATCAATATCTGGAAAACAGGGGAGGGAAGTGCAGTCAGGGCCTGGAAATCTCCAACTGAGCTCAGCTTGCCATCAGAAAATAGGCAAAACCACCTTAAAACGGGTCAAATGCAATCCAAAAAATATGGGAGCATCCCAGaattccagctcctctccccaaGCTCTGCCCTGGGCCAGCATGGGTTAAcagcagccctttcccagcaggaaggcagctgcTCTTCCAAACTTTCTGCTCGGTTGTTTGGAAACACCATCCCTTTTTATTTACTGAACCCCCGTGGGACACCTGGCAGAAGCTGGAATGCAGAGGATTTGCTGGGAGCATTAGCGAGATGCCATGGAACACAGGAAAATCAGGGAGCAAAGGGGAAAGTGGGATTTTTCTCACCCTGAACTGCAGCCATCAACACTTGGGGCACAAAAAATTCCCTGTTTTTCAGGAGGCTTCCAGCAGTTGTGGCCTCCCACCATCCCCACCTGCTGCCTTCCACTTGCACCCCAATTCCTTTGGGACTGGGGGAGATGCTGCCACCCTCTGAGCTGATCCTGGAATCCTGGGGGTTTAACATTACTTCTGGTTCTTCCCGGGAATTCTCTGCTCCAGGAACATCCCCACAGCCATAGCAGGGTCATCTTCAGGGATGTGCAGACCCAAAGTGTCGCTCCATCAtccagagagggaaaggagagggaagagggagacggaaagggagaggagaagaagaaggggaaggggaagaggaaggggaagaaggagaaggagaagaaggagaaggagaaggagaaggagaaggagaaggagaaggagaaggagaaggagaaggagaaggagaagagagggaagggagaggagcagccatgcttccagcattttcttctaatttttagTGATGTTTTTGAAGCACTCTGGagttttcccttcccttccccagcacaaTCCTGGGATTCATTTCCCCATCCAGCTCCGCATCCAGCCAGAGCTCCCGCCAATCCAAACATCCTCCATCCGCTGCCATCCCGCAAAGCATCGCTCCATcatccccctcccctccacagcAAACTCTCCcttggaaatggagaaaaaagggggggaaaatgACAAAGCACTTGGGAACCAGTGGATTCCAGCCCCCTCACCTTCGCAGCTCTTGCCGTCGCCCAGCAGGACGTATCCGGCGGGGCAGGAGCAGCGGAAGGAGCCGGGAATGTTGACACAGGCATGGGCGCAGAGCCGGGGTCCCCCTTCCTGCTGGTACACCTCGCACTCGTTGAGGTCTGCGGAGACAGGGATTCACCAGCATCTCACTCCAGCCTCCAGGAAAACCCAGGAGCGAGCGCGGGCTGGAGGAGCGGGCCGTCAGGAGGGTTGGGAACGGGCCGATGGCAGATTCCAGGCAGGGCTGTCACCAGCGGCGTCCCGCAGAGGGCGACACTGGGCCCAGTTTGAGCTCATCCATCCATGGGGTGAAGGCTTTGGAGCCCCCTGAGGGAGTTCGGAGGAGCGGCCGATGGCCCTGAGGACTGAGTCTCCCTCGCTGGAGGTATTCCAGAGCCAGCTGGACACAATCCCGTGCCGCGTGCTCTGGGATGGTGGGGCTGAGCCCCTGTGGTCCCTTCCCATGTGACTCGGTGACTCCGTGTGGGGAACAGGCACCGAGCCAGCCCCGCATCCCTCCCTATCCCGGCTCACCCTGGCAGATCCCGTTGGAAGCCGTGCCGCTCATGTGGAAGCCGGGATCgcagctgcactgctgggtCTGGGCGATCTGGGCACAGCGGGGCTGCCGGCTGAACGCCGGGTCGTCCGTCACGCTCCACGTGGGAGGAGCTGCGGGGAAACGGCGGGATGgggagctgggatgagctggggaTGAAGTATTCCCATTTATCCCCCAGTAAGGGTCACGCACCGGTCTGAGCCTGGTACTGGCAGGTGGTCCCGGTCCACTGCGGGGGACAGAGGCATTTGAAGTGGCTGAGCCCCTCCAGGCACGTCCCGCCGttctggcaggggctgctcgAGCAGTGGCTGATCTCTGCGGGAAAAGCAGCCACGTTCCATGTTACCTCCTTTCGGGAAGCAAGCCTCGGGAATGCTGCGCGCGCCGCGATGCTTTGGTACCCTACGGCACGTCATAGCCAGGACAGCGTTTCCCCTCATCtctcctgctgagctgctgcagctgcaactCCCAGTTTTCCTTAAGACTGAGAAATCCCAACGCACgggagctgcagcatccctgggatgTTGGCTGGCTGGCACTCGGGGTCATCCCAAAGCCgtgggagctgcagcatccctAGAACTGTGGGGGACAGCTGCGATCCCTCCCCGCTTGGAGCACCCCAATATCCCCCCGTGTTTCAATAAATCCACTTTTCCAAAGGACAttccagggcagggaatgagCAGTACCTGCACAGTGGGGCTCCTGGCCTGTCCAGCTGCCGTTGGCCTGGCACATCCGTGTGCTGGAGCCCAGGAGCTGGAAGCCTGGATCGCAGGCGAAGTGAACCTCGTGATCCACCAAATATTTGCTGCCAAACTTCCTCCCATCCGCAGGGGCTTGGAGGGCAGGACAGGAGGCTGCGAGACCGTGGGAGGGGGATGAGTTTGGAGCGGGCCCGATGCTTCCAAGCCACCCTTGACCTGTTATTTCCCTGGAATATTGTCCCAAGGACTCACCGGCGGGCGGCTCTGGCGCGGCCTTGGCCAGGGAGGCGTGGATGGTGCTGAGGCGGCTCCTCACGGCGCGCAGCCCCTCGGAGAAGCGCGTCTCCTGccccttcagcagctgctgcatctgCCGGatggcagccaggagctgctgcctgctgaggcAGCTCTGCGGGAACAGGGATGGGGGCGGCGATGGGGACAGCGCTGGGgacctccctgtgctgccactcCGCCCAGGAGCCAAcctgctgcccatggcacgggAGCTCCGCAGCATCCGCTGCCCCCTGAGCACCCTGACTTTGTGTTCCCCCCCCACTTCCCCCGATCCAGGAGTTTTTTCCACCTAGGCCTgcgctgcaggcagggctgggatggctTTGTGGGAGAGATGCTATAACTCATGTTTCATCCTgctggagctccagccctgtcccGCTTCCACATgacaaaagaagaggaaaacagctgtCTTGTGAGCTCTGCCGGGGCCAGGAACGCTGGTGGGACTCCTGCCTGCAAACCGATCGCTCCCACGGGACTGACTCATGCCGGAGACGGGCACCGTTATTATGAGATTCCTGTGGAATTGACTTGAAGCCgaggaaaaagagcaaagccAGCTCCAGAGTTCCGAAATCCGGGGAGCGCAGTGAGGAGAGAGCACACAGGGACTGGGCTGGGGGCGATGGAATTCCGGGAAAGCGAGCGGAGCTGGTGGGCTCTGCCCCACCTGGTCCAAGGCGTTTCTTCCCCCTTTCCATAACCGCACTGAGGAATGATTCCCGTTTCCAAAGAGCTGCTGAGGGTTGAGGGAGGACAAACACAGCAGCCCGAGCGACGCGCTCGGTGTCCTCTGCTTCCCGGGAGCAGTTTCGGGGGTCCCGGGCTGCCGCGGGGGGATGAGCCGGGctttgctggcagctctgggataCCCCGAGCCCAGAGGAAGGCAGGCAAAAGCAAATAGATGCTGGCGCGTCGCTGGCTTTAATAAACAGCTCTTTGTTAGGGCTGGGTTTAACTCCGGGAGCCAGCGCAAGCTCCGGCGGGATGCTGAGCCACGGCAAAGCTGGAAAATCCACCCCAAAAGCCCCAAGCGGGGATTCTTTGCTTCCGGTGTGCTCGGGGGCAGCTTCAGGTGCGGGGTAAGAAGGGCAGAAAGAGCCCGAGAGAAGCCGCGCGCGCTTTAAGCGCGGCTCAAGCGCGGTTTAAGCGCGGCTTGGGGCTTTGCCCACCTGTTTGCCGGGGCAGGAGCGCGGGCAGCGCTGCGGGGCTGTCGAGGCGCACGGGCAGCGGGGAGCGAGCGGGAAGCGGCGAGGAGCCCCGTGCCCCCCCCAAGCCCTCCCGGGGTCCCGGTCCCGCTCACCTGGGCGGCCGGCGCGGCCgggagcggcagcagcagcggcagcagcagcagcagcagcggcgggaggcggccccgcgccccccgcggccccgccaTGGTGCGGTGCGGCCCCGCCGCTCTCCGGGACCGGCTGCCCCGCGCtctccccgccccgcccgcgccgcccccgcgctGCCCCGTGCAGGGGACGCGGCGCTTCCCCGCCCCGGCGCCGGGCCGGCCCCGCGCATCCCCCGGGACAGCGGCGGGGCTCTGCGGCCATCCCTCCCCCGGGACAGCGGCGGGGCTCTGCGGGCATCCCCCCCCCGGGACACCGGCCGGGCTCTACGGGCATCCATCCCGCGGGCACCCATCCCACGGGCATCCATGCCCAGCGGTCGGGGTGCGGGTGCGTGGCTTTTACCCCCAGCAAAGCTGTTCCTGGTGCTGCCAGGACGAGCGGGCACCGTGCGGGAGCCCTCGACAGCCCCCCCGCTccggcggggccgggaccaCCCGCGCCGGGCAGGGAAACCCTTTCCCCGCCCTGCACCCCTTCCCCAGCTCGGTacccccttctccagctcctgcaccccctccccagcccggtccccccattcccagcccagctccccccaAGGAGAGGCGAGAGAGGTGCTGGGTCCGGCTCCAGTTGCTGCCCAGCGGCCCCAGCTCCGGAAGCAGCAGAATTCCCCCCAAACGGAGaaggggcagcagggaagggccAGGCCACGGCACGGGGGGGTGGTCCAGCCCTCCCAGGACCCCCTCAGGCTCCTATTTCCCcggtgctgcagcaggagcaacGGCTCCTCggcacagggatgggatggatggaaaCCCATCAGGGAGAAGGGAATGTGGGAGCACCCGCTGTTCCCATTGGGGCTCCCGCTGCTGTTTTCCACGGGGATTTCTTGCGGTGTGAAATGCCCCAGCAGGCTGTAGAGCTGGAGCCTTGATCATCCTGGGGCTGCCCATCCCAAAAACCTCCACACATGATGGAGAAGCGGGAAAACACCAGGCCCTGCAAGGCCGGCTGCCCCTCAACGCCATCCGccccaccctgctctgctccttctggAAAAGATGAATAATTACAGCAAAATAATTCCACTGTTAATTCCAAACCCCTGGGACTTCAGCCCAGGAAAGGGctcccaggcagagccagcctCCACCAGGAACACCATGCAGGAGCTGATAAATAAAAGAGACGagtgtttattaaaatattccctCTGTGTCCTTGCCCTGGTGCCGCTCACACCGTTCCTGGCGGCACTTCCGAGTCCTCCCCGCGGCTCCCGGCCCGCGGCCGCTCCGACGCCGGCAAAGTGCCGGCCTGGCTCCATCGGCTCCCCGGCTGTGAGGCCTGGCAGGGAAGCAGTGGCACGTAGGGCTCCTCCACGGGGCCACCGAGCTGCTCCTCCCCGACGTACCTGGTGGCCCACGGCTCGCTGGGGTGCACATCCACGGCCACCAGCGCCGCCTCCGTGCCGGGGGAGCTGGGCTCCGACGCCTCCCCGGCATCCAAATCCGAGTCCGCTTGCGGGAAGCCCGAATCCTGCGTGGAGTCTGGGCTCTGCTCGGAAGGCCGGTGTTGATGTAGATGACGTCCCCGCAAGCCTTGGCGCTGGGCAggttttccagcagcttctccagctggACCTTGAGCTGGGAGAAGGTGGGGCGGGTGGCAGGGTCGGCTCTCCAGCACTCAGACATTATTTCATACCTGGGAATCGGGAGAGGAGCGCGGTTAACAGAGGATCCCAGAATGCCAGCATGGCttgggtcggaagggacctcaaagctcatccagtcccaccccctgccatggggcagcacttccactatcccaggctgctccaagccgttcttgaacgcttccagggatagggcagccacagcttctccgggcagCCTGCACTTCTCTGGATTATGGAAGGTATGGGGACGTATTCCGGTTTCCCTCCAAGCTGGGCAAGCCTTGAAATTCCCATTAAATCAAAGCGAAaccagctccctctgctcaggCTGTTTCCCAAGCACATGGATTTATCAGCCCAAACTGCTTTAGAAGTGTGACAAGTCTCTTCCAGTGCAGCCCTGGGATCTGTTCCCTGGGAACATGCCAGCTCCATGTCTGGGATGCCCAGTCCCTCCCTTGGCAGGtgcctgctcccaggctggatgTCAGGGAGCCCTGGAAGCTCCCAGCATGTCCCTGCCAGCCTCTCTGCCCTGGAGCAGGCTGGATTCTTAGAGGTCCCTGCACTgcttccttcaggaacaggcagTGGAGAGAGGAGCCTTGTAGGAAGCGTTGTACAGCTCTGTTTATCCGGTTTGGATTCAAGGCTCTCAGCCATGGGGGGTTGAACATCTTCAGCTCTAATGGCACTGGAGAAAAACTCGGGAAGGAAGCTTGGGAGAAAGGCCtttgctgagctgctcagaaaTTCAGAGGTTTGTGTTTTCCACGTTTTCCCTTTCCAGATTTATGGATTTGAGGCGAGGAAGGGCCCTAGAGGGAGTTTTGGGGGATGAAGAggagcatcaccagccaggaCCTTTCGGCCGAAACAAatccaaaaaataaataacatgcTAAAAGGTCCCATCACTGACTGTTCCTGGTGACCTTGCCAGCCCTACAAACCCATTGCTTCCCCTCAGGATATTTGCTGGGATTTCT from Corvus cornix cornix isolate S_Up_H32 chromosome 3, ASM73873v5, whole genome shotgun sequence encodes:
- the FBLN7 gene encoding fibulin-7 isoform X1; this translates as MLRSSRAMGSRLAPGRSGSTGRSPALSPSPPPSLFPQSCLSRQQLLAAIRQMQQLLKGQETRFSEGLRAVRSRLSTIHASLAKAAPEPPAASCPALQAPADGRKFGSKYLVDHEVHFACDPGFQLLGSSTRMCQANGSWTGQEPHCAEISHCSSSPCQNGGTCLEGLSHFKCLCPPQWTGTTCQYQAQTAPPTWSVTDDPAFSRQPRCAQIAQTQQCSCDPGFHMSGTASNGICQDLNECEVYQQEGGPRLCAHACVNIPGSFRCSCPAGYVLLGDGKSCEDIDECSLSQDNCTSGSTCINTGGGFQCVTPQCPPAAGNVSYVKTSPFQCERNPCPMESRSCHQAPKTISFHYLPLPSKLQTPAPLFRMATAAAPGRPGPDSLRFGIAGGNNRGHFVVQRSDRHTGELILVQSLQGPRTIHVDVDMAEYLDRVFQAKHLSKITIFVSPYAF
- the FBLN7 gene encoding fibulin-7 isoform X2, producing MQQLLKGQETRFSEGLRAVRSRLSTIHASLAKAAPEPPAASCPALQAPADGRKFGSKYLVDHEVHFACDPGFQLLGSSTRMCQANGSWTGQEPHCAEISHCSSSPCQNGGTCLEGLSHFKCLCPPQWTGTTCQYQAQTAPPTWSVTDDPAFSRQPRCAQIAQTQQCSCDPGFHMSGTASNGICQDLNECEVYQQEGGPRLCAHACVNIPGSFRCSCPAGYVLLGDGKSCEDIDECSLSQDNCTSGSTCINTGGGFQCVTPQCPPAAGNVSYVKTSPFQCERNPCPMESRSCHQAPKTISFHYLPLPSKLQTPAPLFRMATAAAPGRPGPDSLRFGIAGGNNRGHFVVQRSDRHTGELILVQSLQGPRTIHVDVDMAEYLDRVFQAKHLSKITIFVSPYAF